CAGACGAAACATGCGGCTCACCATAAACGCGTCGGCCAACCAGTTCTGCAAATTACCTTCCGCTCCTGCCCCCCGGCCGTACCCTGATGAACAGCACCGGTGGGGGCCGGTGCTGATCAGGGGGCGAGACAGGTCGGGTTCGACGCCCGAAGTGGGGGTAGCTGTTTCTGCACGGCGGCGGCCGTGCGCCAGCCGCGCTTCGGACGTCGTTCCCGCGACGGTGTTCGTCTCCCGGTGTCGTCCTTTGACGATGGGGTATCCCCTGCTCTTCGAGAGCTTGGGGAAGGGGGTTTCGTGGTTCGCATCCGAGTTCTGGTCGTCGACGACCATCGCATCTTCGCCGAGTCGCTCGCCGCCGCCCTGGCCGCCGAGCCCGACGTCGACGTCTCCGCCGCGGGCAGCGGTCCGGCGGCACTGCGCAGCCTGGAGCGCGCGGCCGCCGAGGGGCGCCGGTTCGATGTCCTGCTCGTCGACGCCGACCTGGGTGGCAACGTGCCCGGTGTCCGGCCCGCCGTGCCCGTGCAGGAGGTGGGCGAGGACGGGCTCGTGGACGGCATCTCGCTGGTCGCCGGGGTCCGCTCCGCGCAGCCGGCGGTACGGACCGTCGTCCTCGCCGAGAAGGACGACCCGCGCCGGGCCGCGCTCGCGCTCCAGGCCGGTGCGTCGGGCTGGGTGGCCAAGGACTGCTCACTGTCCCGACTGCTCACCGTCATCCGAGGGGTGCTGCGCGACGAGACGCATCTGCCGCCGGCCCTGCTCACCGGCGTACTGCGGGAACTGACCGCCGCCCGCAAGCACCGCACCGAGAGCGAGCGGCTGGTGGAGTCCCTGACGCCGCGGGAGCGCGAAGTACTGCGGTGCATGGTGGCGGGCCTGGGGCGCAAGGCTGTCGCCGAGCGCCTGTACCTCTCCCCGCACACCGTCCGCACCCACATGCAGAACGTCCTCGGCAAACTCGGCGTCCACTCGACCCTGGCCGCGGTCGCACTCGCACGCCGTGCGGGGGTGGGCCCGGTGGACCTGGGCGCGACGGGCCGAATCATCCCGGAGGAAAGCAGCAGCGCCTGACGGACGCACCCGAGCCGCACCCCCAAGGCACGGGGGCTGTGCCGACAGCCCTGACCGGCACCGCTGAGCCGCACCCCCAGGGGGCGCGGGGCTGTGTCTATTTGCGGCTACCGCCGCGTGGGCGCGACCGGCCACGATGGCGCTGCATCCGCACTACGTCCTATCGCGGCATCCCGCGGAGCGCCTAGCCCGGGATGTTGTCGAACGGTGCCGTCAACTGGCGCAGCAACCCGGCCAGTTCACCCCGCTGTGCCCGCGAGAGCTCCGCGAGGATCGCCCGTTCCTGGTCCAGCAGCCCGGCAAGTGCCTGGTCGGCGCGGTCGCGTCCCTCGTCCGTGAGGCGGACGAGGACGCCACGCCGGTCGCTGGGGTCGGGCAGGCGCTCCACCAGGCCCTTCTTGGCCAGGCGGTCGATGCGGTTGGTCATCGTGCCCGAGGTGACCAGGGTCTGCGTCAGCAACTGCCCCGGCGAGAGCTGATACGGCGTTCCCGCGCGCCTCAGCGCGGTCAGCACGTCGAACTCCCAGGGTTCCAGGCTGTGCTCGGAGAAGGCCAGCCGGCGTGCCCGGTCCAGATGCCGGGCCAGTCTGCTGACCCGGCTGAGGACCTCGAGCGGTTCCACGTCGAGGTCAGGGCGCTCCCGGCGCCACGCTGCGACCAGCCGATCGACCTCGTCCTCCATGACGATCAGTGTAGTGGTTGTGTCGACGTGAAGTCTCTTGACGTCAAGATACTTATCGGGGCAGGCTGGAGAGCGAGTAGAGACAGGAGGCCCCCATGTCCACTGCCGCCACCCCCACCTGGGACCCCGCCCAGTACCTGCGCCACGCCGGCCACCGCGCCCGCCCCTTCGCCGACCTGCTGGCCCGCGTCCCCGACCTCCCCGCCGAGCGCCCCCGCATCGCCGACCTCGGCTGCGGCCCCGGCAATGTCACCGCCCTGCTCGCCGAACGCTGGCCCACCGCGCACATCACCGGCTACGACAACTCCGCCGAGATGCTCGACAAGGCCCACGTCGAGCACGAGGGCCCGACGGCCGGCGGCGGCCGCCTCGACTTCGCCCCGGCCGACGTACGGACCTGGACGACCGGGGAGCCGCACGACCTGATCATCAGCAACGCCACGCTCCAGTGGGTGCCGGGGCACACGGACCGGTTCGCGGACTGGATCACGGCCCTGCGGCCCGGCGGCACCTTCGCCTTCCAGGTCCCCGGCAACTTCGCCGCCCCGAGCCACCGCCTGATGCGCGACCTCGCCCCCCGCCACGGCCTCGCCGACGTCCTGCGCCACGACGACGCCGTGCTCGACCCGGGCGACTACCTGGCCCGGCTGGCCGACCTTGGCTGCACGGCGGACGTGTGGGAGACGACGTACGTCCACCTCCTGACCGGCGAGGACCCGGTGCTGGACTGGGTGAAGGGCACGGGCCTGCGGCCGGTCCTCACCGCGCTCGCCGACGACCCCGAGCGGCGCGAGGCGTTCCTGGACGAGTACCGGACCGCCCTGCGCGAGGCCTATCCCGCCGGCGCGCACGGCACCCCGTTCCCGTTCCGCCGGATCTTCGCCGTGGCCCGCAGGGAGGAGTGATGATCACCGCCGTCGACCATGTGCAGCTCGCGGCCCCGCCCGGCTCCGAGGAGCGGCTGCGGACGTACTACGTGGGCGTCCTCGGCATGACCGAGATCCCCAAGCCACCCGTGCTCGCGGCCCGCGGCGGCTGCTGGTTCCAGGCCGGCGGCGTGCAACTGCACCTCGGCATCGAGAAGGACTTCCGACCGGCGGACAAGGCGCACCCCGGGCTGCGGGTCGCCGGGATCGAGCGGTACGGCGCCCGGCTCCGGGCGCAGGGGGCGCGCGTGGAGTGGGACGAGAACCTCCCGGGACACCGGCGCTTCTACTCGCGGGACCCGGTGGGCAACCGGCTGGAGTTCCTGGAGCCACTGACCGCTGTTTGAGCGGCGCCGCGCAGGGTCACCCGCTGGGGGACAGTGAAGTCGACCCTTGCGGGAGTGAGCAGGATGGCGAAGGAAGAGAAGGCCAGGGCCGCGAAGGAGCAGGCCAAGGGCAAGGCCAAGGAGGCCGTGGGCCGGGTCGTCGGCAACGAGCGCATGACCGCCGAGGGCAAGGCCGACCAGATGAAGGGCGACGCGCGTCAGGCGAAGGAGAAGGGCAAGGACACCTTCAAGCACTGAGGGCGCCGGCCGGGCACTGAGGGCACGGGCACCGGCGGCCGGGGCGTCAGCTCTTGCGGCGCCCTATCAGGTGGGGCTTCGCCTCCAGGCCGTCCAGCCCGTGCCAGGCCAGATTCACCAGATGGGCCGCCACCTCCGCCTTCTTCGGGCGGCGCACGTCCAGCCACCACTGGCCGGTCAGGGCGACCATGCCGACCAGGGCCTGCGCGTACAGGGGGGCCAGCTTGGGGTCGAAGCCGCGGCTCTTGAACTCGCGGCCCAGGATGTCCTCCACCTGGGTGGCGATGTCCGAGATCAGCGAGGCGAAGGACCCCGTCGACTGGGGGATGGGCGAGTCACGGACCAGGATGCGGAAGCCGTCCGTGTACTCCTCGATGTAGTCCAGGAGGGCGAAGGCGGCCTGCTCGCACAGTTCCCGCGGGTGGCCCGCCGTCAGGCTGCTGGTGACCATGTCCAGCAGCCGGCGCATCTCGCGGTCCACCACGACGGCGTACAGCCCCTCCTTGCCGCCGAAGTGTTCGTACACCACCGGCTTGGAGACGCCCGCCTTCGCGGCGATCTCCTCCACCGACGTGCCCTCGAAGCCCTTCGCGGCGAACAGGGTGCGACCGATCTCCAGCAGCTGCTGGCGGCGCTCCGCCCCGGTCATCCGGGTACGGCGCGCCCGCCGGGGCTTCTCGTTG
The DNA window shown above is from Streptomyces chartreusis and carries:
- a CDS encoding CsbD family protein, which encodes MAKEEKARAAKEQAKGKAKEAVGRVVGNERMTAEGKADQMKGDARQAKEKGKDTFKH
- the tamR gene encoding MarR family transcriptional regulator TamR: MEDEVDRLVAAWRRERPDLDVEPLEVLSRVSRLARHLDRARRLAFSEHSLEPWEFDVLTALRRAGTPYQLSPGQLLTQTLVTSGTMTNRIDRLAKKGLVERLPDPSDRRGVLVRLTDEGRDRADQALAGLLDQERAILAELSRAQRGELAGLLRQLTAPFDNIPG
- a CDS encoding trans-aconitate 2-methyltransferase, which codes for MSTAATPTWDPAQYLRHAGHRARPFADLLARVPDLPAERPRIADLGCGPGNVTALLAERWPTAHITGYDNSAEMLDKAHVEHEGPTAGGGRLDFAPADVRTWTTGEPHDLIISNATLQWVPGHTDRFADWITALRPGGTFAFQVPGNFAAPSHRLMRDLAPRHGLADVLRHDDAVLDPGDYLARLADLGCTADVWETTYVHLLTGEDPVLDWVKGTGLRPVLTALADDPERREAFLDEYRTALREAYPAGAHGTPFPFRRIFAVARREE
- a CDS encoding TetR/AcrR family transcriptional regulator, which produces MIDAVATDSSSTPSNEKPRRARRTRMTGAERRQQLLEIGRTLFAAKGFEGTSVEEIAAKAGVSKPVVYEHFGGKEGLYAVVVDREMRRLLDMVTSSLTAGHPRELCEQAAFALLDYIEEYTDGFRILVRDSPIPQSTGSFASLISDIATQVEDILGREFKSRGFDPKLAPLYAQALVGMVALTGQWWLDVRRPKKAEVAAHLVNLAWHGLDGLEAKPHLIGRRKS
- a CDS encoding VOC family protein, producing MITAVDHVQLAAPPGSEERLRTYYVGVLGMTEIPKPPVLAARGGCWFQAGGVQLHLGIEKDFRPADKAHPGLRVAGIERYGARLRAQGARVEWDENLPGHRRFYSRDPVGNRLEFLEPLTAV
- a CDS encoding LuxR C-terminal-related transcriptional regulator; the protein is MVRIRVLVVDDHRIFAESLAAALAAEPDVDVSAAGSGPAALRSLERAAAEGRRFDVLLVDADLGGNVPGVRPAVPVQEVGEDGLVDGISLVAGVRSAQPAVRTVVLAEKDDPRRAALALQAGASGWVAKDCSLSRLLTVIRGVLRDETHLPPALLTGVLRELTAARKHRTESERLVESLTPREREVLRCMVAGLGRKAVAERLYLSPHTVRTHMQNVLGKLGVHSTLAAVALARRAGVGPVDLGATGRIIPEESSSA